The following is a genomic window from Armatimonadota bacterium.
CTGGGCCGCCTCCTCCTGATCCGCTCCACCACCCGGGGGCCGGGGCTCCCGCCTCCATGGGCGTGGGATCCGAAGAAGGGAATCGGTCTGCTCGCGGAGGTCACCAGCCACGACTTCGACACCCTGCGGTGGCTCTCCGGGTCGGAGTACCGGTCCGTGTTCGCCCGGGTCGCGGCCCGGAAGGCCACCCACCTCCTGGCGGAGTACCCGGACTTCTACGACGTGGCCCTGGTGAGCGTGGAGATGGAGGACGGAACCCTGGGCAGCATCGAAGGGGCCTGTCCTGTGGACTACGGGTACGACTCGCGGGTGGAGATCCTCGGAACCGACGGGATGATCTCCATCGGAGGGATCCGAAAGGGCTCATGGATGCGGGTCACGCGGGAGGGCCAGGTGCTGCATGAGGCGGTCCGGAGCTGGCGGGACCGGTACCACGACGCGTACCTGGCGGAGGACGAGCACTTTGTCGCTTGCATCCAGCGGAGCTGCCCTCCGGAGGTCACAGGGTGGGACGGACTGCGAGCCCTGGAAGCTACCCTGGCCGCGATACGGTCTGCGGCCGCCGGCCTCCCGCAGCCCGTGGAACGGGTGGAGGCAGGTCTGTGAAGGCCGCGGTCTGCACACCCGGAGAGGGCATCTCGCTGGAGACGTGGCCCCCGCCGCGCCTGGAGCCCGGGGACGTCCTGGTCCGGGTACGCGCGGCCTCCATCTGCGCCACGGACCTGAAAATCGTCCGCCAGGGTCACTTCAGGATCCCGCCCGGGACCCGGCGCATCCTGGGACATGAGATCGCGGGAGAGGTGGTGGAGGTACGCGCTCCAGAGTTCACGGTGCGGGTGGGCCAGCGGGTGGGATTGGTGCCCAACGTGGGCTGCGGCCGGTGCGGCGCCTGCACCGCGGGCCTGGACTCCCTCTGCCCGGACTACGATGCCCTGGGCATCACCCTGGATGGGGGATTCGCGGAGCTCGTGCGGGTGCCGGCCCGG
Proteins encoded in this region:
- a CDS encoding Gfo/Idh/MocA family oxidoreductase; protein product: MNRIRICLVGAGRAGLVHGYHFAFRIPEAELVAVVDEDLHARMHAAKALRARPFASLEEALEGVAFEGVCVATPTFTHRDLVVRAAEAGKHVLCEKPLALEVPQALEMIRAAERAGVVLQVGFMRRFDAEFQEARARIVSGELGRLLLIRSTTRGPGLPPPWAWDPKKGIGLLAEVTSHDFDTLRWLSGSEYRSVFARVAARKATHLLAEYPDFYDVALVSVEMEDGTLGSIEGACPVDYGYDSRVEILGTDGMISIGGIRKGSWMRVTREGQVLHEAVRSWRDRYHDAYLAEDEHFVACIQRSCPPEVTGWDGLRALEATLAAIRSAAAGLPQPVERVEAGL